In Streptomyces sp. P9-A4, a single window of DNA contains:
- a CDS encoding (Fe-S)-binding protein — protein sequence MRIALFVTCVNDTLFPGTGRAVVTLLERLGHTVEFPQEQTCCAQMHFNTGYRPESLPLVERFARVFAGYDAIVTPSASCAAMIRHNHPVIAAQLGGAALRDAVAAVVPAVHELTEFLVDVLGVTDVGAAFPHRVTYHPTCHSLRGVQLEDRPLRLLRAVKGIELVELPGADSCCGFGGTFALKNADTSTTMLADKMSRVLGTGAEVLCAADNSCLMHIGGGLDRLNSGVRIMHLAEILATTEGAP from the coding sequence ATGAGGATCGCGCTCTTCGTGACCTGCGTCAACGACACCCTGTTCCCCGGCACCGGCAGAGCGGTGGTGACCCTCCTCGAACGGCTCGGCCACACCGTCGAGTTCCCCCAGGAACAGACCTGCTGCGCGCAGATGCACTTCAACACGGGCTACCGCCCCGAATCCCTTCCCCTGGTGGAGCGCTTCGCCCGCGTCTTCGCCGGCTACGACGCGATCGTGACGCCCTCCGCCTCCTGCGCGGCGATGATCCGGCACAACCACCCCGTGATCGCCGCGCAGCTCGGCGGCGCGGCCCTGCGGGACGCGGTGGCCGCCGTCGTCCCCGCGGTCCACGAACTGACGGAGTTCCTCGTCGACGTGCTCGGCGTGACCGACGTGGGCGCCGCGTTCCCGCACCGCGTCACCTACCACCCCACCTGTCATTCGCTGCGCGGAGTACAACTGGAGGACCGGCCGCTGCGTCTGCTGCGCGCGGTCAAGGGCATCGAGCTGGTCGAACTGCCCGGGGCGGACTCCTGCTGCGGTTTCGGCGGAACGTTCGCCCTCAAGAACGCCGACACCTCCACCACCATGCTGGCCGACAAGATGAGCCGGGTCCTGGGCACCGGGGCCGAAGTGCTGTGCGCCGCCGACAACTCGTGCCTGATGCACATCGGCGGCGGCCTCGACCGGCTGAACAGCGGGGTACGCATCATGCACCTGGCGGAGATCCTGGCAACGACCGAGGGAGCGCCGTGA
- a CDS encoding SulP family inorganic anion transporter, with the protein MPSLASRPAVAPRTSSRLRRLGPDWLSDPKVWRTEVLAGLVVALALIPEAISFSIIAGVDPALGLFASFTMAVTISVVGGRRAMISAATGAVALVIAPLNREHGLGYLIAAVILAGVFQIVLGLLGVAKLVRFVPRSVMVGFVNSLAILVFMTQLHELTDVPWAVYPLLAAGLALMVFLPKVTTLVPAPLVSIVALTSLTVAAGIAVPTVGDKGALPTSLPVPGLPDVPFTTDTLTTIAPYAFAMALVGLMESLMTAKLVDDITDTPSDKKRESVGQGIANIVTGFFGGIGGCAMIGQTMINVKVSGARTRLSTFLAGAFLMVLCLAFGPVVSDIPMAVLVAVMIMVSFATFDWHSIAPKTLRRMPTGEIVVMVLTVVAVLATHNLAVGVVLGCLTAVVIFARRVAHQAELTAVPDPTGTTVVYRISGELFFASAGELVGRFDYATDAGRIVIDLSGAHVWDASSVAALDIVESKYAQRGKTVEIVGLNDPSARLHGRLSGELAVGH; encoded by the coding sequence TCTGGTCGTCGCCCTCGCGTTGATTCCCGAGGCGATCTCGTTCTCGATCATCGCCGGTGTCGACCCGGCACTCGGTCTCTTCGCCTCCTTCACCATGGCGGTGACGATCTCCGTCGTCGGTGGCCGACGGGCGATGATCTCCGCCGCGACCGGCGCCGTCGCCCTCGTCATCGCGCCGCTGAACCGTGAGCACGGGCTCGGGTACCTGATCGCCGCCGTCATCCTCGCGGGCGTCTTCCAGATCGTGCTGGGGCTGCTCGGGGTCGCGAAGCTGGTGCGGTTCGTGCCCCGCTCGGTGATGGTCGGGTTCGTGAACTCGCTCGCGATCCTGGTCTTCATGACCCAGCTGCACGAGCTGACGGACGTGCCCTGGGCCGTCTACCCGCTGCTCGCCGCCGGCCTGGCGCTGATGGTGTTCCTGCCGAAGGTCACCACGCTGGTGCCCGCGCCGCTCGTCTCCATCGTGGCCCTCACCTCGCTGACCGTAGCCGCCGGGATCGCGGTGCCGACCGTGGGCGACAAGGGCGCCCTGCCGACCTCCCTGCCGGTGCCCGGTCTGCCGGACGTCCCCTTCACCACGGACACGCTGACGACGATCGCGCCGTACGCCTTCGCGATGGCCCTGGTCGGGCTGATGGAGTCGCTGATGACCGCCAAGCTGGTGGACGACATCACCGACACGCCGTCCGACAAGAAGCGCGAGTCCGTCGGCCAGGGCATCGCCAACATCGTCACCGGCTTCTTCGGCGGCATCGGCGGCTGCGCCATGATCGGCCAGACGATGATCAACGTGAAGGTCTCCGGCGCCCGAACGAGGCTCTCGACCTTCCTCGCCGGCGCGTTCCTGATGGTGCTGTGCCTCGCGTTCGGCCCGGTCGTCTCCGACATCCCGATGGCCGTCCTGGTCGCCGTCATGATCATGGTGTCGTTCGCGACGTTCGACTGGCACTCGATCGCCCCGAAGACGCTCCGCCGGATGCCCACCGGTGAGATCGTCGTCATGGTCCTCACGGTCGTGGCCGTGCTCGCCACCCACAACCTCGCCGTCGGCGTCGTCCTCGGCTGCCTGACGGCCGTGGTGATCTTCGCCCGGCGCGTCGCCCACCAGGCCGAGCTGACCGCCGTCCCCGATCCCACCGGCACGACCGTGGTCTACCGGATCAGCGGCGAACTGTTCTTCGCCTCGGCGGGCGAGCTGGTCGGCCGTTTCGACTACGCCACCGACGCCGGCAGGATCGTCATCGACCTGTCCGGCGCGCACGTCTGGGACGCCTCGTCCGTCGCCGCCCTCGACATCGTCGAGAGCAAGTACGCGCAGCGCGGGAAGACCGTCGAGATCGTCGGCCTCAACGACCCCAGCGCCCGGCTCCACGGCAGACTGAGCGGCGAACTCGCGGTCGGCCACTGA
- a CDS encoding amidohydrolase family protein, with amino-acid sequence MNAPLLVDAHHHLWDLSVRDQDWITGPSLAPLRRTFAESDLKAEADASGVTATVLVQTVTVADETPEMLLVARDSDLVAGVVGWTDLTAPGVTDTLAALRERPGGRHLVGIRHQVQSEPDAEWLLRPDVLRGLRAVAAAGLAYDLVILPHQLPAATAAVSELPGLTFVLDHAAKPPIASGGLEPWAARLRAFADLPNTVCKLSGLLTEADPRTWMVPDLRPYTDTLLDAFGPHRLMFGSDWPVCTLAASYGRTLATAGELTDALSGTERRAVFGGTAVETYRLET; translated from the coding sequence GTGAACGCCCCCCTGCTCGTCGACGCCCACCACCACCTCTGGGACCTCTCCGTACGCGACCAGGACTGGATCACCGGTCCCTCGCTCGCCCCGCTGCGCCGCACCTTCGCGGAGAGCGATCTGAAGGCGGAGGCCGATGCCTCGGGGGTGACGGCCACCGTGCTCGTACAGACGGTGACCGTGGCCGACGAGACCCCGGAGATGCTGCTCGTGGCCCGCGACAGCGACCTCGTCGCCGGGGTGGTGGGCTGGACGGACCTCACGGCCCCCGGCGTCACCGACACCCTGGCCGCGCTACGGGAACGGCCCGGCGGCCGGCACCTGGTGGGCATCCGCCACCAGGTCCAGTCGGAACCCGACGCGGAGTGGCTGCTGCGCCCCGACGTCCTGCGCGGCCTGAGGGCGGTGGCCGCCGCCGGTCTCGCGTACGACCTCGTGATCCTCCCGCACCAACTGCCGGCCGCGACCGCGGCGGTGTCGGAGCTGCCCGGACTGACCTTCGTGCTCGACCACGCGGCGAAGCCGCCGATCGCGAGCGGCGGGCTCGAACCCTGGGCGGCCCGGCTGCGCGCCTTCGCCGATCTGCCGAACACCGTGTGCAAACTGTCGGGCCTGCTCACCGAGGCCGACCCGCGGACGTGGATGGTGCCGGACCTGCGCCCGTACACCGACACCCTCCTCGACGCCTTCGGCCCGCACCGGCTCATGTTCGGCTCGGACTGGCCGGTGTGCACCCTGGCGGCGTCCTACGGCCGGACGCTCGCGACCGCCGGGGAACTCACGGACGCGCTGAGCGGCACGGAACGCCGGGCGGTGTTCGGGGGCACGGCCGTGGAGACGTACCGACTGGAGACGTAG
- a CDS encoding sensor histidine kinase gives MGCLVHSPHELRRQGIVRTGGGYPEDTTAPGDVRLRALLYVAFLLLLGAALTRFLVRHTGENLAPWVVSLAAALALLYVLEPLLGPGPTRRRYVWLGAIVAVWLALVILAPSFGWCAVPLFLIGLRTLPMPAAIALIALVTATSVIAHLRLAGRVDIDVLLAPPAIAAIAIAVFVQMDRQARRQRELIDDLIRTRRELAATERREGTLAERQRLSMEIHDSLAQGLSSQQMLLQAADRVWDANPSTARTHVLTATAIAEHNLTEARRFVHDLAPADLADGGGLDDALRTLAARENGDRLTVHCHIDGTPTAPLPDRVQSALLRIAQGALANVREHSGATTAALALTYLDDQVVLDVSDDGHGFDPAAPDQGEPSPSRGHGLPAIRTRVRQLGGELTVESAPGEGTVLSAAIPLHPSPEV, from the coding sequence ATGGGATGTTTGGTGCATTCACCCCATGAGCTTAGAAGGCAGGGCATCGTGAGGACCGGTGGCGGCTACCCCGAGGACACCACGGCACCGGGCGACGTCCGGCTCCGCGCCTTGCTGTACGTGGCGTTCCTCCTGCTCCTGGGCGCCGCCCTCACCCGCTTCCTGGTCCGCCACACGGGCGAGAACCTCGCCCCCTGGGTGGTCTCCCTCGCGGCGGCCCTGGCCCTCCTCTACGTACTCGAACCGCTCCTGGGACCGGGACCGACCCGGCGCCGATACGTCTGGCTCGGGGCGATCGTGGCCGTCTGGCTCGCCCTGGTGATCCTGGCGCCCAGCTTCGGCTGGTGCGCCGTCCCGCTCTTCCTCATCGGACTGCGCACCCTGCCGATGCCGGCCGCGATCGCCCTCATCGCCCTGGTCACCGCCACCTCCGTCATCGCCCACCTGCGGCTCGCGGGACGGGTCGACATCGACGTCCTCCTCGCCCCTCCCGCCATCGCGGCCATCGCCATCGCCGTCTTCGTCCAGATGGACCGCCAGGCCCGCCGCCAGCGCGAACTGATCGACGACCTGATCCGCACCCGGCGCGAACTCGCCGCCACCGAACGCCGCGAGGGCACCCTCGCCGAGCGCCAGCGCCTCTCGATGGAGATCCACGACAGCCTCGCCCAGGGCCTGTCCAGCCAGCAGATGCTGCTCCAGGCCGCCGACCGGGTCTGGGACGCGAACCCCTCGACGGCCCGTACCCATGTGCTGACCGCCACCGCCATCGCGGAGCACAACCTCACCGAGGCCCGCCGCTTCGTCCACGACCTCGCCCCCGCCGACCTCGCCGACGGCGGCGGCCTCGACGACGCCCTGCGGACCCTCGCCGCACGCGAGAACGGCGACCGGCTCACCGTCCACTGCCACATCGACGGCACCCCGACCGCGCCGCTGCCCGACCGCGTCCAGTCCGCCCTGCTGCGCATCGCGCAGGGCGCCCTCGCCAACGTCCGCGAACACTCCGGCGCCACCACCGCCGCCCTCGCCCTGACCTACCTCGACGACCAGGTCGTCCTGGACGTCTCCGACGACGGCCACGGCTTCGACCCGGCCGCCCCGGACCAGGGCGAGCCGTCCCCGTCCCGCGGCCACGGCCTCCCCGCCATCCGGACCCGCGTCCGGCAGCTCGGCGGCGAACTCACCGTCGAATCCGCCCCGGGGGAGGGCACCGTACTGTCGGCCGCGATCCCGCTCCATCCGTCACCGGAGGTCTGA
- a CDS encoding polyprenyl synthetase family protein, which yields MATEQWEPAAFKARVDEVLHRFVADEADLLAAVDPALGPVAEQVEAAVAVGKRLRAAFCYWGWRAARQPDSEALLRAAASMELVHAAAVVHDDLIDDSPLRHGRPTAHMALGAAVGHHPRAPEAARSLAMLVGDLLMSLAGQLFATSGLPAAYLGRARPLWAALARELIAGECLEILHTGAVPDTAASLKVIRYKTAKYTVEQPLLIGGVLAGAGGRLREGFSAYGLPLGEAFQLRDDLLGLFGDPRHTGKANADDVRGHRPTALLAETWRVAGADERARLRALLGRPDPDEDGLEAVREVMRRLGTPDRVEGMITARVEEALGALHELDVPAPAASALTGLAHSAAVRLS from the coding sequence ATGGCGACTGAGCAGTGGGAGCCGGCCGCGTTCAAGGCGCGGGTCGACGAGGTGCTGCACCGGTTCGTCGCCGACGAGGCCGACCTGCTCGCGGCCGTCGATCCGGCACTGGGGCCGGTGGCCGAGCAGGTGGAGGCGGCGGTCGCGGTCGGCAAGCGGCTGCGGGCGGCGTTCTGCTACTGGGGCTGGCGCGCCGCGCGGCAGCCCGACAGCGAGGCCCTGCTGCGGGCGGCTGCCTCCATGGAGCTGGTGCACGCGGCGGCGGTCGTACACGACGACCTCATCGACGACAGCCCGTTGCGCCATGGGAGGCCCACGGCGCACATGGCCCTCGGCGCCGCCGTGGGCCACCATCCCCGGGCGCCCGAGGCGGCCCGGTCGCTCGCGATGCTCGTCGGCGACCTGCTGATGTCGCTGGCCGGGCAGTTGTTCGCGACCAGCGGTCTGCCGGCCGCCTACCTCGGCCGGGCGCGCCCCCTGTGGGCGGCGCTGGCCCGCGAGCTGATCGCCGGTGAGTGCCTGGAGATCCTCCACACCGGTGCCGTCCCTGACACGGCGGCCTCGCTGAAGGTCATCCGCTACAAGACCGCCAAGTACACCGTCGAACAGCCGCTGCTGATCGGCGGCGTCCTGGCCGGGGCGGGCGGGCGGCTGCGCGAGGGGTTCAGCGCGTACGGGCTTCCGCTGGGCGAGGCCTTCCAGCTGAGGGACGATCTGCTGGGCCTGTTCGGTGACCCGCGCCACACCGGGAAGGCCAACGCCGACGACGTACGCGGTCACCGCCCGACGGCCCTCCTCGCCGAGACCTGGCGCGTCGCGGGAGCCGACGAGCGCGCGCGGTTGCGTGCCCTGCTGGGCCGGCCCGATCCGGACGAGGACGGTCTGGAGGCCGTACGGGAGGTGATGCGCCGCCTCGGGACGCCCGACCGGGTCGAGGGCATGATCACCGCCCGGGTCGAGGAGGCGCTCGGCGCCCTCCACGAGCTGGACGTGCCCGCGCCGGCCGCCTCGGCGCTGACCGGGCTGGCCCATTCGGCGGCGGTCCGCCTGTCCTGA
- a CDS encoding oxygenase MpaB family protein has translation MSPTEASMNALRQSGDELADATVAALFERGESGTFNTLMRFVSTAGAPLPDGLPEVAKEYLRATEAPPSWVDWDEMEKARLFFIDNNVHISTALSFASMPACYLVPHVAKLLSTTHGLNYPSNRMAATGQFTVQLMRPDAFEAGSRFIPAAQKVRLLHASIRHHLVRENRWDVEAAGVPICQEDMIGGQMFFSMLVLDSLHRLGIHMSEEGAAAYYYAWRVVGAMLGVDQEAVPKTLDEARDFLDRYMVRHMGPSPEGAHLTRQLIDLYEDIVPGTLFDPVVPALVRYLVGDTCADWLEVAATPWDTVVKAVPHLLGVLETIEDRSPLGGWALDRLGHLTTLFELSSLTRGRVMHYAVPENLREEYGIAGAAPRTRRWTPPAATVSP, from the coding sequence ATGTCCCCCACCGAGGCGTCGATGAACGCCCTGCGGCAGAGCGGCGACGAGCTCGCCGACGCCACCGTCGCCGCGCTCTTCGAGCGCGGCGAGTCGGGCACCTTCAACACCCTGATGCGCTTCGTCTCCACCGCCGGCGCTCCGCTGCCGGACGGGCTGCCCGAGGTCGCGAAGGAGTACCTGCGGGCCACCGAAGCCCCACCGTCCTGGGTGGACTGGGACGAGATGGAGAAGGCGCGGCTGTTCTTCATCGACAACAACGTGCACATCTCGACCGCCCTGTCCTTCGCGTCGATGCCCGCCTGCTACCTCGTCCCGCACGTGGCGAAGCTGCTGTCGACGACACACGGACTGAACTACCCGTCCAACAGGATGGCGGCGACCGGCCAGTTCACCGTCCAGCTGATGCGGCCCGACGCCTTCGAGGCGGGCAGCCGCTTCATCCCCGCCGCGCAGAAGGTCCGTCTGCTCCACGCCTCCATCCGTCACCACCTGGTCCGCGAGAACCGCTGGGACGTGGAAGCGGCGGGGGTGCCGATCTGCCAGGAGGACATGATCGGCGGGCAGATGTTCTTCTCGATGCTCGTACTGGACAGCCTGCACCGGCTCGGCATCCACATGTCCGAGGAGGGGGCGGCCGCCTACTACTACGCGTGGCGGGTGGTCGGGGCCATGCTCGGCGTCGACCAGGAGGCCGTGCCGAAGACCCTCGACGAGGCGCGGGACTTCCTCGACCGCTACATGGTGCGGCACATGGGGCCGTCCCCGGAGGGCGCCCATCTGACCCGGCAGCTGATCGACCTCTACGAGGACATCGTGCCCGGCACCCTGTTCGACCCGGTGGTCCCCGCCCTGGTCCGCTACCTCGTCGGGGACACCTGCGCCGACTGGCTGGAGGTCGCCGCCACGCCCTGGGACACCGTCGTGAAGGCGGTGCCGCACCTCCTGGGCGTCCTGGAGACCATCGAGGACCGTTCCCCGCTGGGCGGCTGGGCCCTGGACCGGCTCGGCCATCTCACCACCCTCTTCGAACTGTCCTCGCTCACGCGCGGGCGGGTCATGCACTACGCCGTCCCCGAGAACCTCAGGGAGGAGTACGGCATCGCGGGCGCGGCGCCCCGCACCCGGCGCTGGACCCCACCGGCGGCGACGGTCTCCCCCTGA
- a CDS encoding aldo/keto reductase: protein MSTREQDTEPVGPADPTRPVRVPLGRSTAWTTRLAFGAAGLGNLYRHVTDEDATRALEAAWDRGVRSFDTAPHYGLGLSERRLGAFLRDRPRDSYTVSTKVGRLLVPAPDATGDDLAHGFAVPAAYRRVWDFSADGVRRGLEESLERLGLDRVDTVYLHDPDDHAEQALREACPALERLRSEGTVRAVGVGMNQTAVPTRFVTETDIDVVLLAGRYTLLDQSGLAELLPEARRRGVSIVAGGVFNSGLLADPRPGATYDYATAPADTLRRAVRMREICDRHGVPLRAVAARFPLGHPAVAGVLLGLRSDAEVTDAVDLLALDIPAALWDELRGEGHLPSEAPLPGAGVRRR, encoded by the coding sequence ATGAGCACCCGGGAGCAGGACACCGAACCCGTCGGTCCCGCCGACCCGACCCGACCCGTTCGCGTCCCCCTGGGCCGGTCCACCGCCTGGACGACCCGTCTGGCCTTCGGGGCGGCCGGCCTGGGCAACCTCTACCGGCACGTCACCGACGAGGACGCGACCCGCGCCCTGGAGGCCGCCTGGGACCGGGGCGTCCGCTCGTTCGACACGGCACCCCACTACGGCCTCGGCCTGTCCGAGCGCCGCCTCGGCGCCTTCCTCAGGGACCGGCCCCGGGACTCGTACACCGTCTCGACGAAGGTCGGCCGCCTCCTCGTGCCCGCCCCCGACGCCACCGGCGACGACCTCGCCCACGGCTTCGCGGTGCCCGCCGCGTACCGCAGGGTGTGGGACTTCAGCGCGGACGGCGTCCGCCGCGGTCTCGAAGAGAGCCTCGAACGGCTCGGACTCGACCGCGTCGACACCGTCTACCTGCACGACCCCGACGACCACGCCGAACAGGCCCTGCGCGAGGCCTGCCCCGCCCTGGAACGCCTGCGGTCCGAAGGGACCGTACGGGCCGTCGGCGTCGGCATGAACCAGACCGCGGTGCCCACCCGGTTCGTCACCGAGACGGACATCGACGTCGTCCTGCTCGCCGGGCGCTACACCCTGCTCGACCAGAGCGGCCTGGCCGAACTCCTCCCGGAGGCCCGCCGCCGGGGCGTGTCGATCGTCGCCGGCGGGGTCTTCAACTCGGGCCTGCTCGCGGACCCCCGCCCAGGTGCGACGTACGACTACGCCACGGCCCCGGCCGACACGCTGCGGCGAGCCGTCCGGATGCGGGAGATCTGCGACCGCCACGGCGTGCCCCTGAGGGCGGTGGCGGCCCGCTTCCCGCTCGGCCACCCCGCCGTGGCGGGCGTCCTCCTCGGGCTCCGCAGCGACGCGGAGGTCACCGACGCCGTCGACCTGCTGGCCCTGGACATCCCCGCGGCGCTCTGGGACGAGCTGCGCGGCGAGGGCCACCTGCCCTCCGAAGCCCCCCTCCCGGGGGCGGGGGTGAGGCGCCGATGA
- a CDS encoding polyprenyl synthetase: MTRDGGRREGPGEQAVLLVAGLADVAVSTLGSALGLVRGLARRSDTAELVADAEQDLMARGRLVRDRYAAVPPAHLEVLARHVLATRVRDGD, from the coding sequence ATGACGCGGGATGGGGGGCGGCGCGAGGGGCCCGGCGAGCAGGCGGTGCTGCTCGTGGCGGGACTGGCGGACGTGGCGGTGAGCACGCTCGGTTCGGCCCTGGGGCTGGTACGGGGTCTGGCGCGCCGCTCGGACACGGCGGAGCTGGTGGCGGACGCCGAGCAGGACCTGATGGCGCGCGGCCGGCTCGTACGGGACCGCTACGCGGCCGTCCCTCCGGCCCACCTGGAGGTCCTCGCCCGGCACGTGCTGGCCACGCGGGTGCGCGATGGCGACTGA
- a CDS encoding L-rhamnose mutarotase, which yields MRIALHTRVREDRVAAYEEAHRDVPAELTVAIRAAGCTSWTIWRSGTDLFHLIDCEDYARLLAELEKLPVNIAWQTRMAELLDVVHDYSEEGAGAGLPVVWQL from the coding sequence ATGAGGATCGCCCTGCACACCCGCGTACGGGAGGACCGCGTAGCCGCCTACGAGGAGGCGCACCGCGACGTACCCGCCGAGCTGACCGTGGCGATCCGCGCCGCCGGCTGTACCTCCTGGACGATCTGGCGCAGCGGCACGGACCTCTTCCACCTGATCGACTGCGAGGACTACGCCCGGCTCCTCGCCGAACTGGAGAAGCTGCCCGTCAACATCGCCTGGCAGACGCGCATGGCCGAACTGCTCGACGTCGTGCACGACTACTCCGAGGAAGGCGCGGGGGCCGGGCTGCCGGTGGTGTGGCAGCTGTGA
- a CDS encoding LutB/LldF family L-lactate oxidation iron-sulfur protein — protein sequence MSRGSGGGLDANDGRVWLGTPAFPEAARTALADTQLRHNLRHATTTIRAKRLDATGEVPHWEELREAGAAIKRRTARHLDHYLEQLERSVTEAGGTVHWAGDAAEANRIVARLVTATGAREVVKVKSMATQEIGLNEALGAAGITAYETDLAELIVQLGEDRPSHILVPAIHRNRAEIRDVFAARMGDWGRAAPQDLDDDPKALAEAARLHLREKFLTAEVAISGANFAAADTGTVAVVESEGNGRMCLTLPRTLITVMGIEKVVPRFADLEVFLQLLPRSSTGERMNPYTSLWTGVTPGDGPQDFHLVLLDNGRTDVLKDTVGRQTLACIRCSACLNVCPVYERTGGHAYGSVYPGPIGAVLTPQLVGVDKAPSLPFASTLCGACYDACPVKIDIPEVLVHLRARVVEADRDRRALPTPEALAMAAASAVLDSPTLLGIAQRAAAAGGRLTTRGGRIRRLPGPLRRWSATRDTPPPARETFRTWWRENRERR from the coding sequence GTGAGCCGGGGAAGCGGCGGCGGCCTGGACGCGAACGACGGCCGGGTCTGGCTCGGCACCCCCGCCTTCCCGGAGGCGGCCCGCACCGCCCTCGCGGACACTCAGCTCCGCCACAACCTCCGGCACGCCACGACGACCATCCGCGCGAAAAGGCTCGACGCGACCGGTGAAGTACCGCACTGGGAGGAGCTGCGCGAGGCCGGCGCCGCGATCAAACGCCGCACCGCACGCCATCTCGACCACTACCTCGAACAACTGGAACGCAGCGTCACCGAGGCGGGCGGCACCGTCCACTGGGCCGGCGACGCCGCCGAGGCCAACCGCATCGTCGCCCGCCTGGTGACCGCCACCGGCGCCCGCGAGGTCGTCAAGGTCAAGTCGATGGCCACCCAGGAGATCGGCCTCAACGAGGCGCTCGGAGCCGCCGGGATCACGGCGTACGAGACCGACCTCGCCGAACTCATCGTGCAGCTCGGCGAGGACCGGCCGTCGCACATCCTCGTCCCCGCGATCCACCGCAACCGCGCCGAGATCAGGGACGTCTTCGCCGCGCGCATGGGGGACTGGGGCAGAGCCGCGCCGCAGGACCTCGACGACGACCCCAAGGCGCTCGCCGAGGCGGCCAGACTCCATCTGAGGGAGAAGTTCCTCACGGCAGAAGTGGCGATCTCCGGGGCGAACTTCGCCGCCGCCGACACCGGCACGGTCGCCGTCGTCGAGTCCGAGGGCAACGGCCGCATGTGCCTGACCCTGCCCAGGACCCTCATCACGGTCATGGGCATCGAGAAGGTCGTCCCGCGCTTCGCCGACCTGGAGGTCTTCCTGCAGCTGCTGCCCCGCAGCTCGACGGGCGAGCGGATGAACCCGTACACCTCGCTGTGGACGGGTGTGACCCCGGGCGACGGTCCCCAGGACTTCCATCTCGTCCTCCTCGACAACGGCCGCACCGACGTCCTCAAGGACACCGTCGGCCGGCAGACCCTCGCCTGCATCCGCTGCTCGGCCTGCCTCAACGTCTGCCCCGTGTACGAGCGCACCGGCGGGCACGCCTACGGCTCCGTGTACCCCGGGCCCATCGGCGCGGTGCTCACCCCGCAGCTCGTGGGCGTCGACAAGGCCCCGTCCCTGCCGTTCGCCTCCACCCTCTGCGGCGCCTGCTACGACGCCTGCCCGGTGAAGATCGACATCCCGGAGGTACTCGTCCACCTGCGGGCCCGGGTCGTCGAGGCGGATCGGGACCGCCGCGCCCTGCCCACGCCGGAGGCCCTGGCCATGGCCGCCGCGTCGGCGGTCCTCGACTCGCCCACGCTCCTCGGCATCGCCCAGCGCGCCGCCGCCGCAGGCGGGCGGCTGACGACCCGCGGCGGACGCATCCGACGCCTGCCCGGCCCCCTGCGCCGCTGGTCGGCGACGAGGGACACCCCACCGCCCGCACGAGAGACCTTCCGCACCTGGTGGCGAGAGAACAGGGAGCGCCGATGA
- a CDS encoding LutC/YkgG family protein, whose amino-acid sequence MTDERTDRPRPGTSPAEDDRHDRTDTGRAAVLGRIRAALGDVPADETPADVPVPRAYLRTTPPDDIVTLFAERVGDYRATVVRCAPEEVARTVAALLERRGVRRVVVPDGFPPEFLTRTDADLVRDAPPLTVRQLDAVDSTLTTVAVAIAETGTVVLDAGPGQGRRALTLVPDHHLCVVHPEQIVPDVPEALARLDPRRPLTLVSGPSATSDIELRRVEGVHGPRILDIVLVTSGTPARPETPETSETPETPETPDTPGART is encoded by the coding sequence ATGACCGACGAACGGACGGACCGACCCCGCCCCGGGACCAGCCCCGCCGAGGACGACCGCCACGACCGGACGGACACCGGCCGCGCGGCCGTACTCGGACGTATCCGGGCCGCCCTCGGCGACGTCCCCGCCGACGAGACACCCGCGGACGTCCCCGTCCCGCGCGCGTACCTCCGGACCACGCCGCCGGACGACATCGTCACCCTGTTCGCCGAACGCGTCGGCGACTACCGCGCCACCGTCGTGCGCTGCGCCCCGGAGGAGGTGGCGCGGACCGTGGCCGCCCTCCTCGAACGCCGGGGCGTACGGCGTGTCGTCGTCCCCGACGGCTTCCCGCCGGAATTCCTGACCCGTACCGACGCGGACCTCGTCCGGGACGCCCCGCCCCTGACCGTGCGACAGCTCGACGCCGTCGACAGCACGCTGACCACGGTGGCCGTCGCCATCGCGGAGACCGGCACCGTCGTCCTGGACGCCGGCCCCGGCCAGGGCCGCAGGGCGCTGACCCTGGTCCCCGACCACCACCTCTGCGTGGTCCACCCCGAGCAGATCGTCCCCGACGTGCCGGAAGCCCTCGCGCGCCTGGACCCCCGACGGCCCCTGACCCTCGTCTCCGGCCCCTCGGCCACCAGCGACATCGAGCTGCGCCGCGTCGAAGGCGTGCACGGGCCCCGGATCCTCGACATCGTCCTGGTCACCTCTGGGACCCCAGCGCGGCCTGAGACTCCGGAGACCTCCGAGACGCCTGAGACCCCCGAGACGCCCGACACCCCTGGAGCCCGCACATGA